In Actinomadura luteofluorescens, the sequence AACCCGGCATCTCGGCGCGGGGCGTGTTCGAGCGGTCGGCGAGCATCGCGGCGAGTCCGTCCAGATGCCGCGCGAGGGCGTATTCGAAGAGCCCTTCGAGGTCTTCCGCCGTTCCTTGGGGAACAGCGGAGAGAAGGGGAAACCGGGTGCGGTTGACGGTCTTCCACTCGCGCACCGGCGGGGTCGGGTTCCAACTGTGGAGACTCGTTCCGGTGGTGTTCCCGGTGCAGTCCTCCTCGGCCAGGGAGCCTGCAGCGGCGACGGCGATCGAATGGATGGTGAGAGCTTCGCGCACCCGGATTTCCATCGAGAGGCCGAGACCGTCGAGGGCGCGGAGCACCCATTCGGTGTGCGCCATCATGTTCGGCGCGAACAATGGCCGCATGAATGACACGGTCTTCGGCAGCCAGAGGTGGCGTCGACACAGCTCCCATTCGGCGCGGGCGATGAATTCCAGCTTCGCCCGCCACTCTGCCGGCCCTTTCGCCGGAAGGATGACCTCGCCGAAGACGTGGTCGGCCATGTGCATCAGGAGCTCTTCTTTGCTCGTGATGCTCTGGTAGAGGGACATCGGCCGGACGCCGAGGTGCGCGCCGAGCCGTCGTATCGACACCGCTTCGATTCCCTCGGCGTCCGCGATCGCGATGGCCGCCTCCAGCAGCCGCGTGCGCTTGGCCGGTCCCCCGGCCGGCCGGGGGGGCCTCGCTCGGGCCGGCGGCGCTGACCACGGTTCCCGCGCCGACGCGCGGTTCGACCAGGCCCTGCTCGCGCAGGACGGCGGCCGCCCTGGTCGCGGTCGCGACCGCGACCCCCCACCGCTCGGCGATCTGGCGGATCGACGGCACCCGGTCGCCGGGCCTGAGCTCGCCGGACTCGATGCGCGATCGGATCTCGGCCGCGATCACAAGGTACGGCGGATCCGGTCGCCGTGTCGCCGACATGATCATCCCCCTCCAGGCAGTCGCCCACTCTGTCCCGACCGCGATCTCCGGTGCAACTGAACTAGTTGACTTTCCTGCCGGACTAGTTCACTTCTTCCCTGCTGGGCGTAGAACAGGGGCTTTTCTGTGGTTACGGTGTATCGAGTGAAAGATACGCCGTACGAACACCCGTCTGCGGGACGGCTGCTCCGAACCGGCGCGTCCTCGACCGGAGCACCTCGCGCAGGCGGCGACACGTCCAGGGGGAAACCCATGAGAAGCCGCCGCGTCCTGATCTCGGGCGCCGGGATCGCCGGCCCCACGCCGGCGTACTGGTTACACAGGTTCGGTCTCTAGCCGACCGTCGTGGACGCGCGCCCGACCTGCGTGCGGGCCGGTACGCGGTCGACATCCGTGGCGAGTCGCCGAGCGGACGGGCATCGACCCTCATGGACGGCAGCCCCACACCGGCGCGCATGGCATGGCGTTCGTCGATCACTCGGGCAAGCGGGCCCCGGCGCCGAGCGCGGAAGTGTCCTGAGACTCCGGCGGCCCATCGCCGAGGCGGCGATCCGCCGGACGACCTCCCCGCGGATTCTGAACGCCGCACCGCGCAATGACGTCGAGTGCGTATTCGGCGGCTCGATCAGCGATATCGAGAATGACGGCGGTGGCGTCAGGCCCGCTGGGAATCCGGCGGGTCTGGAGACTTCGGGCCTGGCGTTCGGCCCGGAACAGCGCTTCGTCCAGCGTCCAAAAAATGAGCGCACACCTAAATGACCAAGGAACAGAAATGGAGCATGCGATGGTGACCAGGATCGAGACCGACTACCTCGTGGTCGGAGCCGGCGCGACGGCAATGGCCTTCGTGGACACGCTTCTCACCGAATCGGACGCGACCGTGGTGATGGTCGATCGCTACCACCAGCCCGGCGGGCACTGGACGGTCGCCTACCCGTACGTGCGGCTGCACCAGCCCTCGGTGATGTACGGCGTGAACTCGCGGCCGCTCGGCAACGGAGCGGTCGACAGCGCCGGCTGGAACGCCGGGCTGTACGAGCTGGCCGGCGCGGGCGAGATCTGCAGCTACTACGACCAGATCATGCGGCAGACGTTCCTGCCGTCCGGCCGGGTGTCGTACTTCCCCATGGCCGAGTACGACGGCGCCGGCCGCTTCCACCTCACGACCTCCGGCGATGAGTACGAGGTGACCGTGCGCCGGAAGGTCGTGGACACCACCTACCAGGGCGTGACCGTGCCGGCGATGCAGCCTCCGGAGTTCCCGGTCGCCGACGGCATTCACCTGGTGCCGCCCAACCGCCTGCCCGCCGTTCGCGCGCCCTACGACCGGTACGTCATCGTCGGCGCCGGCAAGACCGGCATCGACGCCTGCCTCTGGCTGCTCGAGCAGGGGGTCGACCCGGCGAAGCTGACCTGGATCATGCCCCGCGCGCCGTGGCTCATCGACCGCAGGACCGTGCAGCCGATGCCGCTCCGCCGGCCCGAGGAGATCGTGCGTGACCACATGGCCCGGCACGAGGCCGTCATGGGCGCCGAGTCCGTCCCCGACCTGTTCGAACGGCTCAACGCCGCCGGCACCGTGCTGCGCATCTCCGCGGACGACCGGCCGACGGCGTTCCGCTGCGCGACCGTCTCGCGGGCCGAGCTCGACCAGCTGCGCCGGATCGAGCACGTCGTGCGCCTCGGCCGGGTGAAGCAGATCACCCGGACCGACATCGAACTCGACGGCGGCAGCGTGCCGACCGGCCCCCGCGCGCTGCATGTGGACTGCACCGCCGACGCCATCAAGCAGCGCCCCATCGTCCCGATCTTCCAGGACGGGCTGATCACCACGCAGTCGGTGCGCGTCTGCCAGCCGGTGTTCAGCGCCGCGCTCATCGCGCACGTGGAGACGGCGTACGGCGATGACGCGGAGAAGAACGCGCTCTGCCCGGTCTCGCAGAATCCGCGCACCGACGCCGACTGGCTCCGCTTCGCCATCTCCGGGAACCTCGAGCAGCTGCGCTGGGCGGGCAACGCCGAGATCGGCCACTGGCTGAACACGTCCCGGCTCCAGCCGAACATGGCCCCGCCGATGCCGGAGGACCCGGCGCTGCGGGCGGCGTACGAGCAGCAGGCCATGGCCCTGGCCGAGGCGCAGACCGCGAAGCTCGAGGAGCTGCTGCTCGCGCACACGGCCCGCACCGGGACGGGGGGCGCGGCCTGATGACCGGACGACTGAACTGGCGCCGGATCAGTGCCCCGTGGGCGCTCGTCCTCCTGACGACGGCGTGCGCGGAACTGACCTTCACCGCGGTCGCCGTACCGGCGACGTGGCTGCTCCTGCCGCTGCTGCTGGTGATGTACGGGGCGGGGGTCCTGTTCATCCGGGAGGCGGTCGTCCGGGTCGGCGGCGGCTGGCCGAGTCTCGTGCTGCTGGGCCTGGCCTACGAGCTCGCCGAGGACGGGCTGGGCCTGCAGGCCCTGACCAGCCCCCGGATGTACGGCGCCGCCGACTGGGGCCTGCGTTTCCTCGGCCTGAACTGGACCTACTGGGAGTCCCAGATCGGGGTGCACGTGGTCCTCAGCGTCCTCGTCCCCATCGCCCTCGCCGACCTGCTCTTCCCGCATCGCCGGAACCGGCCGTACCTGGGCCGGGGCGGATTCGTCGGCGTCGGCGCCCTGGCGATCGTGGGCGTGTTCGGGCTGCGCACCATCGTGTCGGCGATCGTGGATCCCGGATACCAGATGCCGTGGAGCGCGATGGTGGTGTTCACCGCACTCATCATCGGGCTCGCCGTGCTCGCTCTGATGGGCGTCGCCCTCCCGCACCGTGAGGAACTCGG encodes:
- a CDS encoding TetR/AcrR family transcriptional regulator C-terminal domain-containing protein, with protein sequence MLEAAIAIADAEGIEAVSIRRLGAHLGVRPMSLYQSITSKEELLMHMADHVFGEVILPAKGPAEWRAKLEFIARAEWELCRRHLWLPKTVSFMRPLFAPNMMAHTEWVLRALDGLGLSMEIRVREALTIHSIAVAAAGSLAEEDCTGNTTGTSLHSWNPTPPVREWKTVNRTRFPLLSAVPQGTAEDLEGLFEYALARHLDGLAAMLADRSNTPRAEMPGSQAATGRVRRPPGQDR